A window of Castanea sativa cultivar Marrone di Chiusa Pesio chromosome 8, ASM4071231v1 genomic DNA:
CTCCATTGTGTGGTCATGCACGGGTGTGTGACGCCCACCCGATGTGTGACGGCGAGCAGTTGTGGGACGCCGACTAGATGTATGACGCTGACTAGATTGACGACCTCCATGCCCTTGACGTCCACCTGCTTGCCGACCACGCCCTACAACCGGTTCACTTGCGTTGCCCACAGTGCGTGCATCGTCCAAGGTCAATCGACTGATCTCTTCAACAGATTGCAAGGCATTCATACAGTCGGTGTAGATCTCAGACCCTGGTTCGAACTTCGCCATAATCCTCAACTGTGATTCAACCTGTCACAAGTATACAAGAGTAGTGTTAGGATTTGGAACTAAACTATGCGAAGCGAGGTACATTTATAACAGAGTAGTCTTTGTAAACTTACCAAAGTGTCCTAGTATGAGGTCTCTTTTGTAATATGCCGAACAGTGATGGGACGATACCACACCATATACTCGTCATTGTAGCTCATTACCCCATGAAAGGGCGGTGCTTCAGCAATTGTGGCATGCGCAGCCCATCTAGCAATATGAGTGGCATGTTCTTGAACCCAGTTCTTTTCGTGCTTGCCTTGGAGTGTTATCTTGTGAAGTTCAATTTAAGTATCGACATTGTCCGGTACGCCTTGCTTCATCCCAAACTGTCGAAGAACACGTTCGGGGTGATGGCCTTCAACCACCCAAAAATGTATGAGCGGCATGATGGACCTCCATATGTGTTGGCCTGCTATACAATATACAGGCAGGGAACCCAAATAATCTCTATATGGCTCCCAGACAATCTACAATGATCCAACAAATGCAAACAACCATATTAACAATATATGTGTAACGAAtgtgtaaaaaatgtgtaacgaATGTGACCAATACATGCCAAAGTGGTTCCCACTTGTAAGGCACGATACATGATTTAGCCGGAGCGAAGCAAGCGACACACGATAGGCGCGTAGGACATGCATTGGATGATCAGTTGTTATCTTAGCCCCTTTCCATTTACCAAACAACACAGACATAACCTTCATATTAGttacttacataattcccatgcGAAAAAAATTAATGCGGAAATGTAAAACGATAACTAAGTTGAAGATCCTACATACCTGACAGCAAGTGGACCTGGGGCAGTGCCTGGTGTGGATGCCTCATCACAGGACATATTTGTGGAAACCTCACCCATGCCCACAACTGCACTAATAGCAGTGCACCACCAATTTGCTTGGCTGTCTTCTCTGATGCCTTATAGAGGTGTCTATATAGCCAACTTAGTGTTGCACTACTCCAACTATAATTCTTTCCATTGctgattggattgaaaaattgtaGATACATGATTGAGAGCCGTTCGCCAGACTTGTTCATAAATAGTATACTACCCAACATTTGGAGTATGTAAAACCGAGCATACTGTTGCACACGCACCTTAGTGGCGTTAGCAGGAAGAGGGTTGCGAAACTACTCCTCCAACCATTTGGCTTTTATCCTCGGCCCTTCCAACACTGCAGTGTTCTTTTTTGTACCAACTGGTCTGTCCGGTGGAGGGGGGGTACCTAGCAATTCGATGCAAAAGTCACGCCAGTTGTCCATATGGGTAAATCCTACCACCGGCAAGCCATGTACAGGTACCCCCATGATGACCTCTATGTCTTGTAGCGTGATGGTCATCTCACCGTGGGGCAAGTTGAATGAGTGCGTCTCTGGCTGACATCTCTCCACTAAGGCCGTGATTAGTGCATGGTCAAGGTCCATATGTGGGACCCGAATTAGCCCATCTAACTCTGCATCTGTGATATAAGTGGCAATCCGTGGATCTAACCCACCATCAAACAGACCTTTATCTCGGTGACGACAAGTCAGAACACCTGGCACTTCCTGCAAACAAAGCAGCTTAGTATTAATAATAGCATTCACTAACCACGTAATAATTACACTTCAAACATAAATGCCCAAAATCTTTCTACTACATATATTGACTACAATTTTGGACACAAGTGCATACCTCGCCTGCCAAAGGAGTATCCCAAAGCAAACTTGAACGATGCATAGGTTGCCTCGTCAAGACAGTCCCTATAGAGGGTCCTGCTCGATGTGGGTCCATACCTGGCATAAATTAAAGGTGATTAATGGCCTATTAGCATATTCATCAAATACCCATAAGCTAAATCAAAATGATAGCATCTCATTGAATAtctttttgtggcaagtgaataTCTTTTTCACCTGTGAAAGCTAAATGAAAATGATAGGATCTCATTTATCACTTGTTGGCATTGTCAGAAAATCAAGGATCTTAGTTAAGATTTAAGTCGCAtgtaattggaaaaaaaaaaaaaagtttttgtttaCAGTTGCGTGTTTCTATGGTAAATTGCCCTTATgttagattataattttttttgttttagagcAACCTTCTTGTACCATATGAGTGTGCAGCATTTTAGAAAGAGGAATAGAGGATGCAAGAATGTTAAAAGCTATAGCATAATGATTTTAAAGATGATGTATCCATGTACCCTATTATACTTGGATGCATTATAGGTCTCTTGGTCGTTTGTATATATGACGGGTTTTTTAGAGAGCAGGTGAGACAGCAatccaaataaattattatgataGTATTCAACATCCTGGTTTGATATTCACTGACATGCCAACATTTTGGAGGGGAAAGCCTATGTTTTAGGTACTGCTTTAATAaaggttttccttttttttgccATTACTTTTTTCATCCTCAAAGCATTAGCATGATGGTCTAAAATCATCAAgctttaatataaatatataaatctcaaactcataatatctaaaattttaaacataacaTTTGTTGTGTATGTCGTTCAATgcacaaattaattaaaattcatatGTAAACTAAGAAAAATGTATCCACTTGTCACAACTATGGTTTCTAAGaccatatttttattatataatataatataaatgatTTTCTAACATCATGTTCAATTTAAGTTCTTACTTGGCTAATGTTCGGTTGCCattgaccaaaattttcatattaatacTATAGCTTGAATTGTGAGTGATGGCATATTTTCTGCTCAATTCATGTACTTTTCCAATTTCATACTTTCATGTACTTCTTATGTTTGTTTACATAGTAATTTAGAGATTAATGGATGCTTGGAATGACAATTCCGTGtttcaaaattcataatttactatttttgaatttgtttttttataaagataCTTCATCAATATTTGAAGGTTGTAGCTGCTATACATTCCAGAACCATAGAAAAGCATATATTAATCACCTACTCAATGTTCACGTAATGATGGCTTAGACACTAATAGAAATGTACaagttttgtttattattattattttttttaaatcataatcCTGTCCTTGATGTTGCAGACATTACACACATCATTCTTTGAGATTCTTCAGCACAATAAGAGAATAAATTTAAGGCAGGAAACTTTGAGCAGTTTCACAGACAGTTTAATGAGGAACTCAAGTGTAAATAGGAGGGATTGAATCCTAGATATTAATAAGTGAAGTGCttctaattagatttcaattggagtctaGTTTTGTCATAATCCTGTCCTTGATGTTGCAAACATTTCAAACATCATTTTTTTGAGATTCTTCTGCACAATAAGAGAAGTAATTAAGGCAGCTAACTTTGAGCACTTTCACAGAAATCTAcactttttttctccttctcaTTGCAAATTAAATTGGAGCTTCATTGCATAAGTTggagtttataaagaaaatgttgAGAACCAGTAAGAAGATGGAATCTAGGTAGGTCGCTTCAAGGGGACCTGGGCCTCCATAGccaagagagagatagagagagatttGCACAATTGCAGTATATTCATCAATGAGTAGTTACAGTCCAAGTGTACCTTCTATTATCAGACTTGGATACTAACAAACCCCCAGATTATCAGCTAAGTAACCCAACTAACAATTGCTAACCTGTCATGCTAGTCAATCACAGCCTCAATGTTACTATACAACCCACACACAATACAATTTGTATAGATTCCTAACCTAGAAACCTAGGCATGTCATTTGCAAGATATTCAACTTAAATCACGGTTTGTGGAATTTACAATTGTAAAACACCAGCCATCATCAAGGAAGTTAGATTacatgattaaattcacaattgcTAATCTTTGTAATCTTAAACAGAAGTGAAATTTAAAAACtcatggaaagaaaaaaaaaattaccaaaattgcTAATCTTTGAGTGCGAGAACGCCACCGATGAGATGCGCTTGTCTCCGGTGGAGTGGGTGCGAGGTTGCCAGCGAAAGGAGAGATTTATGCCGCCGATCAAATGGGCTTGTCTCCGCTGGAGAGAGTGCGAGGTCGCCGGCGATgaaatgggtttggggtttgtacGTTTTGGGTGTGGAGAGTGAGAGTGTGTCTGGTGAGTGAGAAATGAGAGATTAAATTTGAACTTTCACCGGTTTTAGTGAGtaatactcgagtttcatgtaCTCAGGTACTGTGTTAACAGTACCCGAGTACATAAAACTCGAGTATAATGGGCATCATATACACCAAATAGAAGGTTGCCAATCCAGATTCATACTCGAGTTTCAAGAACTCGGGTACTGTTAACAGTACTCGAGTACAGGAAACTCGAGTATCAAATGGCATTATCCCATCAAAAGCTGGCGGCcaatccagattggtacccGAGTTTAATGGACTCGGGTACTAGATTATATAGTACTCAAGTccaccaaactcgagtaccaagtggcatttttttaatagagattCCATGCTGACATGCCACGGTGGAAGTATAAAatctagtactcgagtttcatcTCGAGTACTagaaaaagtggtatttccccAATTATTTTCGAAACAATGTTTTttgcctaatttttttaaaaaaagatggtattgggccgattt
This region includes:
- the LOC142606502 gene encoding serine/threonine-protein phosphatase 7 long form homolog, producing the protein MDPHRAGPSIGTVLTRQPMHRSSLLWDTPLAGEEVPGVLTCRHRDKGLFDGGLDPRIATYITDAELDGLIRVPHMDLDHALITALVERCQPETHSFNLPHGEMTITLQDIEVIMGVPVHGLPVVGFTHMDNWRDFCIELLGTPPPPDRPVGTKKNTAVLEGPRIKAKWLEE